One region of Pogona vitticeps strain Pit_001003342236 chromosome 1, PviZW2.1, whole genome shotgun sequence genomic DNA includes:
- the MAX gene encoding protein max isoform X4 has protein sequence MSDNDDIEVESDADKRAHHNALERKRRDHIKDSFHSLRDSVPSLQGEKASRAQILDKATEYIQYMRRKNHTHQQDIDDLKRQNALLEQQVRALEKARSSAQLQANYSSSDNSLYTNPKGSTISAFDGGSDSSSESELEEPQSRKKLRMEAS, from the exons ATGAGCGATAACGATGACATCGAGGTGGAGAGCGAC GCTGACAAACGTGCTCACCATAATGCCCTGGAACGCAAACGTAGGGACCACATCAAGGACAGTTTCCACAGTCTGCGGGACTCTGTGCCATCGCTTCAGGGAGAGAAG GCATCCCGGGCTCAAATCCTAGATAAAGCCACAGAGTACATCCAGTACATGCGCCGGAAAAACCACACACATCAGCAGGACATTGATGACCTGAAGCGCCAGAATGCACTTCTGGAGCAGCAAG TTCGTGCACTGGAGAAGGCGAGGTCAAGCGCTCAGCTGCAGGCCAACTATTCCTCTTCAGACAACAGCCTCTACACCAATCCCAAGGGTAGCACCATCTCCGCCTTTGATGGAGGCTCCGACTCCAGTTCAGAATCTGAACTGGAAGAGCCCCAGAGCCGGAAGAAGCTTCGTATGGAGGCCAGCTAG
- the MAX gene encoding protein max isoform X2, translating into MSDNDDIEVESDEEEPRFQSAADKRAHHNALERKRRDHIKDSFHSLRDSVPSLQGEKASRAQILDKATEYIQYMRRKNHTHQQDIDDLKRQNALLEQQVRALEKARSSAQLQANYSSSDNSLYTNPKGSTISAFDGGSDSSSESELEEPQSRKKLRMEAS; encoded by the exons ATGAGCGATAACGATGACATCGAGGTGGAGAGCGAC GAAGAGGAGCCGAGGTTTCAGTCTGCG GCTGACAAACGTGCTCACCATAATGCCCTGGAACGCAAACGTAGGGACCACATCAAGGACAGTTTCCACAGTCTGCGGGACTCTGTGCCATCGCTTCAGGGAGAGAAG GCATCCCGGGCTCAAATCCTAGATAAAGCCACAGAGTACATCCAGTACATGCGCCGGAAAAACCACACACATCAGCAGGACATTGATGACCTGAAGCGCCAGAATGCACTTCTGGAGCAGCAAG TTCGTGCACTGGAGAAGGCGAGGTCAAGCGCTCAGCTGCAGGCCAACTATTCCTCTTCAGACAACAGCCTCTACACCAATCCCAAGGGTAGCACCATCTCCGCCTTTGATGGAGGCTCCGACTCCAGTTCAGAATCTGAACTGGAAGAGCCCCAGAGCCGGAAGAAGCTTCGTATGGAGGCCAGCTAG
- the MAX gene encoding protein max isoform X1 produces the protein MSDNDDIEVESDEEEPRFQSAADKRAHHNALERKRRDHIKDSFHSLRDSVPSLQGEKQQASRAQILDKATEYIQYMRRKNHTHQQDIDDLKRQNALLEQQVRALEKARSSAQLQANYSSSDNSLYTNPKGSTISAFDGGSDSSSESELEEPQSRKKLRMEAS, from the exons ATGAGCGATAACGATGACATCGAGGTGGAGAGCGAC GAAGAGGAGCCGAGGTTTCAGTCTGCG GCTGACAAACGTGCTCACCATAATGCCCTGGAACGCAAACGTAGGGACCACATCAAGGACAGTTTCCACAGTCTGCGGGACTCTGTGCCATCGCTTCAGGGAGAGAAG CAACAGGCATCCCGGGCTCAAATCCTAGATAAAGCCACAGAGTACATCCAGTACATGCGCCGGAAAAACCACACACATCAGCAGGACATTGATGACCTGAAGCGCCAGAATGCACTTCTGGAGCAGCAAG TTCGTGCACTGGAGAAGGCGAGGTCAAGCGCTCAGCTGCAGGCCAACTATTCCTCTTCAGACAACAGCCTCTACACCAATCCCAAGGGTAGCACCATCTCCGCCTTTGATGGAGGCTCCGACTCCAGTTCAGAATCTGAACTGGAAGAGCCCCAGAGCCGGAAGAAGCTTCGTATGGAGGCCAGCTAG
- the MAX gene encoding protein max isoform X3, whose amino-acid sequence MSDNDDIEVESDADKRAHHNALERKRRDHIKDSFHSLRDSVPSLQGEKQQASRAQILDKATEYIQYMRRKNHTHQQDIDDLKRQNALLEQQVRALEKARSSAQLQANYSSSDNSLYTNPKGSTISAFDGGSDSSSESELEEPQSRKKLRMEAS is encoded by the exons ATGAGCGATAACGATGACATCGAGGTGGAGAGCGAC GCTGACAAACGTGCTCACCATAATGCCCTGGAACGCAAACGTAGGGACCACATCAAGGACAGTTTCCACAGTCTGCGGGACTCTGTGCCATCGCTTCAGGGAGAGAAG CAACAGGCATCCCGGGCTCAAATCCTAGATAAAGCCACAGAGTACATCCAGTACATGCGCCGGAAAAACCACACACATCAGCAGGACATTGATGACCTGAAGCGCCAGAATGCACTTCTGGAGCAGCAAG TTCGTGCACTGGAGAAGGCGAGGTCAAGCGCTCAGCTGCAGGCCAACTATTCCTCTTCAGACAACAGCCTCTACACCAATCCCAAGGGTAGCACCATCTCCGCCTTTGATGGAGGCTCCGACTCCAGTTCAGAATCTGAACTGGAAGAGCCCCAGAGCCGGAAGAAGCTTCGTATGGAGGCCAGCTAG